A section of the Acidobacterium capsulatum ATCC 51196 genome encodes:
- a CDS encoding HAD-IA family hydrolase — translation MKIQTRGILFDMDGVLVSSLGSVERSWQRWAEEHGVDPALAIRTAHGCRAIDTVRFLRPDIDAQAGLRRIEDLEVEDNEGLEILPGVRALLSQLPPHAWTVVTSATERLARVRLAQGGLTVPEHFITADLVENGKPHPEPYQKGAKLLGLRPEDCLVIEDAASGAKAGHAAGCKVLATLFSHSLESLAAADWIVQSLEDVKLTVLEDAQGVLLELDFTPVDRMVLAH, via the coding sequence GTGAAGATACAGACTCGCGGCATTTTGTTTGACATGGATGGCGTGCTGGTCAGCTCGCTTGGCTCCGTCGAGCGCAGTTGGCAGCGCTGGGCAGAGGAGCACGGCGTTGACCCCGCGCTCGCGATTCGCACCGCGCATGGCTGCCGGGCCATCGATACCGTTCGTTTCCTGCGCCCTGACATTGATGCTCAGGCCGGGCTGCGCCGCATTGAAGACCTCGAAGTCGAAGACAACGAAGGCCTCGAAATTCTTCCCGGCGTGCGCGCTCTGCTTTCCCAGCTTCCGCCCCACGCGTGGACGGTCGTGACCTCGGCCACCGAGCGGCTGGCGCGTGTGCGCCTCGCGCAGGGCGGCCTCACCGTGCCGGAGCACTTCATCACCGCCGATCTGGTCGAGAATGGCAAGCCGCATCCTGAGCCGTACCAGAAAGGTGCAAAGCTGCTCGGCCTGCGCCCGGAGGACTGCCTTGTCATTGAGGATGCCGCTTCCGGCGCCAAGGCCGGTCACGCGGCCGGGTGCAAGGTGCTGGCGACGCTCTTCTCGCACTCACTCGAAAGCCTCGCCGCCGCCGACTGGATTGTGCAGTCGCTCGAAGACGTGAAGCTCACCGTTCTTGAAGATGCGCAGGGCGTCTTGCTGGAACTCGATTTCACTCCGGTGGACCGCATGGTTCTGGCCCACTGA
- the hppD gene encoding 4-hydroxyphenylpyruvate dioxygenase: MSTLVHPEVATQKDFLPLNGTDHVEFYVGNAKQAAYFYRVAFGFQLVAYAGPETGVRDRASYVLQQNKIRFVLTTPLRPDGEIAAHIHLHGDGIRDVALWVDDARQAWKETTKRGARSVREPFELKDEHGTVKMASIAAYGDTVHTFVERGSYHGVFLPGYRAEAEDTIARPTGLLHVDHMVGNVGWNEMNRWVDFYADIMGFSLYQHFDDKDISTEYSALMSKVMANGNGRVKFPINEPAEGRRKSQIEEYLEFYHGPGVQHVAMATHDILETVSKLQAQGVAFLKVPHSYYTELEGRVGKIDEPIEELEKLGILVDRDDEGYMLQIFTKPVEDRPTLFYEIIQRKGSRSFGKGNFKALFEAIEREQELRGNL; encoded by the coding sequence ATGTCCACCCTGGTTCACCCTGAAGTCGCAACACAAAAAGACTTTCTGCCGTTGAACGGCACCGACCATGTTGAGTTTTATGTTGGCAACGCCAAGCAGGCGGCCTATTTCTACCGCGTCGCCTTCGGCTTTCAACTGGTCGCCTATGCCGGCCCTGAGACCGGCGTGCGCGACCGCGCCAGCTATGTGCTGCAGCAGAACAAGATTCGCTTCGTGCTGACCACGCCGCTGCGCCCCGATGGCGAGATTGCCGCGCACATTCATCTGCATGGCGACGGCATTCGCGACGTGGCCCTGTGGGTGGACGACGCGCGGCAGGCATGGAAGGAAACGACCAAGCGTGGTGCACGCAGCGTGCGCGAGCCCTTTGAACTGAAGGACGAGCACGGCACCGTCAAGATGGCCTCGATAGCGGCCTATGGCGATACCGTTCATACCTTTGTGGAGCGCGGCAGCTACCACGGCGTCTTTTTGCCGGGCTATCGCGCCGAGGCAGAAGACACGATTGCACGCCCGACAGGGCTACTGCATGTGGACCACATGGTCGGCAACGTGGGCTGGAATGAGATGAACCGCTGGGTGGATTTCTATGCGGACATCATGGGCTTCTCGCTCTACCAGCACTTTGACGACAAGGACATTTCGACCGAGTACTCCGCGCTGATGTCAAAGGTGATGGCCAATGGCAACGGGCGCGTGAAGTTCCCGATCAACGAGCCGGCCGAGGGGCGCAGAAAGTCGCAGATTGAAGAGTATCTGGAGTTCTACCATGGCCCCGGCGTGCAGCATGTGGCGATGGCGACCCATGACATTCTGGAGACGGTCTCAAAGCTGCAGGCGCAGGGCGTCGCCTTTCTGAAAGTGCCGCACAGCTATTACACAGAACTTGAAGGCCGCGTGGGCAAGATTGACGAGCCGATTGAAGAGCTGGAGAAGCTCGGCATCCTGGTGGATCGCGACGACGAGGGCTACATGCTGCAGATCTTCACCAAGCCGGTCGAGGATCGGCCCACGCTCTTCTACGAGATCATTCAGCGCAAGGGCAGCCGCAGCTTTGGCAAGGGCAACTTCAAGGCACTGTTTGAGGCCATTGAGCGCGAGCAGGAGCTGCGCGGCAATCTGTAA
- the phoU gene encoding phosphate signaling complex protein PhoU, translated as MPRIHFHQQLADLKDRLLAMAALAQQAVESAVDAYCNFDDGLCQYVRENETAINLAQREVDEMAYDLLAKEQPMAVDLRFILAVIKINGDLERIGDQAMGIARRTRELLETDRPELPVDIAQMGEQACRMIRTSVLALLDGDAQVADTVLTMDDEIDDLNRDAQRTLLGKIQESPECAEHALLAIMVSRSLERIADHATNIATDVIFWIRGADLRHQLSMAE; from the coding sequence GTGCCTCGCATTCACTTTCATCAGCAACTTGCCGACCTGAAGGACCGCCTGCTCGCCATGGCCGCCCTCGCCCAGCAGGCTGTCGAGTCCGCCGTGGATGCGTATTGCAACTTCGACGATGGGCTCTGCCAGTACGTCCGCGAGAACGAGACCGCCATCAACCTGGCCCAGCGCGAAGTGGACGAAATGGCCTACGATCTGCTCGCCAAGGAGCAGCCCATGGCCGTGGACCTGCGTTTCATTCTCGCGGTCATCAAGATCAACGGCGATCTGGAGCGCATTGGCGATCAGGCCATGGGCATCGCGCGCCGCACCCGCGAGCTGCTTGAAACCGACCGGCCCGAGCTGCCCGTGGATATCGCCCAGATGGGCGAGCAGGCCTGCAGGATGATCCGTACCTCGGTGCTGGCGCTGCTCGATGGCGACGCGCAGGTGGCCGACACCGTGCTGACCATGGACGATGAGATTGATGACCTGAACCGCGATGCCCAGCGCACCCTGCTGGGCAAGATTCAGGAGTCGCCCGAGTGTGCCGAGCATGCCTTGCTGGCCATCATGGTCTCGCGCAGCCTGGAGCGCATCGCCGACCACGCCACCAACATCGCCACTGACGTCATCTTCTGGATTCGCGGCGCGGACCTGCGTCATCAGCTCAGCATGGCGGAATAA
- the folD gene encoding bifunctional methylenetetrahydrofolate dehydrogenase/methenyltetrahydrofolate cyclohydrolase FolD codes for MSAIVLDGKAYAKQLEGEMQERVERIRAKTNGEPPILATILVGSDPASATYVRMKGNACRRVGMDSLSVTLPEETTTEELLAKIDELNADERVRGILLQHPVPKQIDERACFDRISIDKDVDGVTTHGFGRMAMDEPAYGSATPAGIMRLLRHYQIPLEGKEAVVVGRSPILGKPMAMMLLAANATVTICHSRTKNLPDVIRRADIIVGALGKPEFIKGDWIRDGAVVVDAGYHPGGVGDIELSAVIGRCAAYTPVPGGVGPMTIATLIAQTVEAAEKAAGI; via the coding sequence ATGTCCGCTATTGTTCTTGACGGTAAGGCTTACGCGAAGCAACTGGAAGGCGAGATGCAGGAGCGCGTCGAGCGCATCCGCGCCAAAACCAACGGCGAACCGCCGATTCTGGCCACCATTCTGGTGGGCAGTGATCCGGCCTCGGCCACGTACGTGCGCATGAAGGGCAATGCCTGCCGCCGCGTCGGCATGGACTCGCTCAGCGTTACCCTGCCCGAAGAGACCACCACCGAAGAGCTGCTGGCCAAAATCGACGAACTGAACGCCGATGAGCGCGTGCGCGGCATCCTGCTGCAGCATCCCGTACCAAAGCAGATTGATGAGCGCGCCTGCTTTGATCGCATCTCCATTGACAAAGATGTCGATGGCGTCACCACGCACGGCTTTGGCCGCATGGCCATGGATGAGCCGGCCTACGGCTCCGCGACTCCGGCCGGCATCATGCGCCTGCTGCGGCATTATCAGATTCCTCTGGAAGGCAAAGAGGCCGTTGTGGTGGGCCGCAGCCCCATTCTGGGCAAGCCCATGGCCATGATGCTGCTGGCCGCCAATGCCACGGTGACCATCTGCCACTCGCGCACGAAGAATCTGCCCGACGTCATTCGCCGTGCCGACATCATTGTGGGCGCGCTCGGCAAGCCCGAGTTCATCAAGGGCGACTGGATTCGCGATGGAGCTGTCGTCGTGGACGCCGGTTATCATCCGGGCGGTGTGGGCGACATCGAGCTTTCGGCCGTGATTGGCCGCTGTGCGGCGTACACTCCGGTCCCGGGCGGTGTCGGCCCCATGACCATTGCCACGCTCATTGCGCAAACGGTGGAAGCCGCTGAAAAGGCCGCCGGCATCTAG
- the guaB gene encoding IMP dehydrogenase, with protein MIDGPIPEALTFDDVLLVPAYSEVIPSQVSTETRLTRTIRLNIPLLSAAMDTVTESRLAIAMAQQGGIGIVHRNLTIEEQAGEIDKVKRSESGMIVDPVTMEPEQLISDALDVMRRYKISGVPVTRNKKLVGILTNRDLRFETRTDVPIGEVMTKEHLITVPVGTTLEQAEEILHHHRVEKLLVVNDQYELKGLITVKDIQKKLKYPNASKDEQGRLRVGGAIGATGDFLERAAELIKNRVDVLSIDSAHGHSSRVLDAIREVKKRFPDVALLAGNVATYEGAKAMIEAGADGIKVGIGPGSICTTRMVTGAGMPQITAISEAFRAGREHDVPVIADGGIKYSGDIAKAIAAGASSVMIGSLFAGVDESPGETILYQGRSFKAYRGMGSLSAMSQGSGERYFQGPSDRFAEAVRSEGVVSRERNGENRLAKFVPEGIEGRVPYRGPLEAMVYQLVGGLRSGMGYLGCSSIHEMQTQSRFVRISNAGLRESHVHDVIITREAPNYHVE; from the coding sequence ATGATTGATGGACCGATTCCCGAAGCTCTGACGTTTGATGATGTGCTGCTGGTTCCTGCCTACAGCGAAGTAATTCCCAGCCAGGTCAGTACCGAGACGCGACTGACGCGTACCATCCGGTTGAACATTCCACTTTTGAGTGCCGCGATGGACACCGTGACCGAGTCGCGCCTGGCCATTGCGATGGCCCAGCAGGGCGGCATTGGCATTGTTCACCGCAACCTCACCATTGAGGAGCAGGCCGGGGAAATCGACAAGGTCAAGCGCTCTGAGAGCGGCATGATCGTCGATCCGGTCACGATGGAGCCCGAGCAGTTGATCTCCGACGCCCTCGACGTGATGCGGCGTTACAAGATCAGCGGCGTGCCCGTGACGCGCAACAAGAAGCTGGTCGGCATTCTGACCAACCGCGACCTGCGCTTTGAGACCCGCACTGATGTGCCCATCGGCGAGGTGATGACCAAGGAGCATCTCATCACCGTTCCCGTCGGCACCACGCTGGAGCAGGCCGAAGAGATTCTGCATCACCACCGCGTCGAGAAGCTGCTGGTCGTCAATGACCAGTACGAGCTCAAGGGCCTCATCACCGTCAAGGACATCCAGAAGAAGCTCAAGTACCCCAACGCCTCCAAGGACGAGCAGGGCCGCCTGCGCGTGGGCGGCGCCATCGGCGCTACGGGCGACTTTCTGGAGCGCGCCGCCGAGCTGATCAAAAATCGCGTGGACGTACTCTCCATCGATTCGGCCCACGGTCACTCCTCGCGTGTGCTCGATGCCATTCGCGAGGTCAAGAAGCGCTTTCCTGATGTCGCTCTGCTCGCCGGCAATGTGGCCACCTACGAGGGTGCCAAGGCCATGATCGAGGCCGGTGCGGACGGCATCAAGGTGGGCATCGGCCCCGGCTCCATCTGCACCACGCGCATGGTCACCGGCGCGGGCATGCCGCAGATCACGGCTATCTCCGAGGCATTCCGTGCGGGCCGCGAGCATGATGTTCCGGTCATTGCTGACGGCGGCATCAAGTACTCCGGCGATATCGCCAAGGCCATCGCCGCCGGCGCAAGCTCGGTGATGATTGGCTCGCTCTTTGCCGGTGTGGATGAAAGCCCCGGCGAAACCATCCTCTACCAGGGCCGCTCCTTCAAGGCGTACCGTGGCATGGGCTCGCTGAGCGCTATGTCGCAGGGCTCGGGCGAACGCTACTTCCAGGGGCCGAGCGACCGCTTTGCCGAGGCCGTGCGCAGCGAGGGTGTCGTCAGCCGCGAGCGCAACGGCGAGAACCGCCTCGCCAAGTTTGTGCCTGAAGGCATTGAAGGCCGCGTGCCCTATCGCGGACCCCTCGAAGCCATGGTCTACCAGCTTGTCGGTGGCCTCCGCTCCGGCATGGGCTATCTGGGCTGCTCCAGCATTCACGAGATGCAGACGCAGTCTCGCTTCGTGCGCATCTCCAACGCGGGCCTGCGTGAGAGCCACGTGCACGACGTCATCATCACGCGCGAGGCTCCCAACTATCACGTGGAGTAG
- the crcB gene encoding fluoride efflux transporter CrcB, which translates to MKYLWVALGGALGALARYTVGVWIYERLGTRFPYGTFAINVTGCFLIGLALTVLDAHMDLSPAWRLAIPTGFIGAYTTFSTFEYETLRAAQHGQMGTAVLYFGSSLALGILAVWLGMVVGNRIVA; encoded by the coding sequence ATGAAATATCTGTGGGTTGCGCTGGGCGGCGCACTGGGCGCGCTGGCGCGTTACACCGTGGGAGTGTGGATTTACGAGCGTCTCGGCACCCGCTTCCCTTACGGCACCTTTGCCATCAACGTGACGGGGTGCTTCCTGATCGGTCTCGCGCTGACCGTGCTGGACGCGCACATGGACCTGTCTCCGGCATGGCGGCTCGCGATTCCGACCGGGTTTATCGGTGCGTACACGACCTTCTCGACGTTTGAGTACGAAACGCTGCGGGCCGCGCAGCATGGCCAGATGGGCACAGCGGTGCTTTACTTTGGCAGCAGTCTGGCGCTGGGCATTCTGGCGGTCTGGCTGGGGATGGTCGTCGGCAACCGCATCGTAGCGTAG
- a CDS encoding type III polyketide synthase — protein sequence MRILTTSTAFPKHYYTQQQIAEELCRYWEQSIDIAVLERLHGRTGVDGRYFSRPLDEYRSLDTWGKANNVWIETALDLGEQAIECLLRQSGVRREQIGAIFFVSVTGVASPSIDARLVNRMGLPRSIRRNPIFGLGCVAGAAGLARVADYVKAYPDQYAVLLSVELCSLTWQRGDVSVANLISTGLFGDGAAAVLVGGAQTPALAGAGPRILDHAQVFYPGTEDVMGWDISERGFQIVLSPEVPQVVRENLGGDVDRFLAGHGLTRADIGCWLMHTGGPKVLEASEEALGLEHGALVRSWEALRRVGNLSSASVLVVLDDVMKQHRPAPGTKSLLAAMGPGFCAEMLLLEW from the coding sequence ATGCGAATCCTTACGACCTCCACGGCTTTTCCCAAGCACTACTATACGCAGCAGCAGATCGCTGAAGAGCTTTGCCGGTATTGGGAGCAAAGCATTGATATCGCGGTGCTTGAGCGGCTGCATGGCCGCACCGGCGTCGATGGGCGCTACTTTTCCCGGCCTCTGGACGAGTACCGCTCGCTCGACACCTGGGGCAAGGCCAATAACGTGTGGATTGAAACCGCGCTCGACCTCGGCGAGCAGGCCATCGAGTGCCTGCTGCGGCAATCGGGCGTGCGGCGCGAGCAGATCGGCGCGATCTTTTTTGTGTCGGTGACCGGCGTGGCCAGCCCCTCGATTGACGCGCGGCTGGTGAATCGCATGGGCCTGCCGCGCAGCATTCGCCGCAACCCCATCTTTGGGCTGGGCTGCGTCGCCGGAGCCGCCGGCCTGGCGCGCGTGGCCGATTACGTGAAGGCCTATCCCGATCAATATGCCGTGCTGCTGTCTGTCGAGCTGTGTTCGCTGACGTGGCAGCGGGGCGATGTGTCGGTCGCGAACCTCATCTCGACGGGTCTGTTTGGCGATGGCGCGGCCGCCGTTCTCGTGGGCGGAGCCCAGACGCCGGCGCTGGCCGGCGCGGGGCCGCGCATTCTGGACCATGCGCAGGTCTTTTACCCCGGCACCGAAGACGTGATGGGCTGGGATATCTCCGAGCGCGGCTTTCAGATCGTGCTGTCGCCAGAGGTGCCGCAGGTGGTGCGCGAGAATCTGGGCGGCGATGTGGACCGCTTTCTGGCCGGGCATGGGCTGACGCGGGCCGATATCGGCTGCTGGCTCATGCATACGGGCGGCCCCAAAGTGCTGGAGGCCTCAGAAGAGGCGCTCGGCCTCGAGCACGGCGCGCTGGTGCGCTCGTGGGAGGCGCTGCGGCGCGTGGGCAATCTGTCGTCGGCCTCCGTGCTGGTGGTGCTCGATGACGTGATGAAGCAGCACCGTCCCGCGCCGGGCACAAAGAGCCTGCTGGCCGCCATGGGCCCGGGCTTCTGCGCGGAGATGCTGCTGCTGGAGTGGTGA
- a CDS encoding phenylalanine 4-monooxygenase encodes MPSTLTVAEPYLIQQDWNAYTSEQHAIWQELVGRRMPQLRQYACQEYLSGFVQIGLREDSIPNLADVNRRLGPLTGWNATPVSGFLPPDAFFEMLADRQFPTTTWLRDRESMEYTPEPDIFHDVLGHVPMHAHPVFADFLQQYGKTCARIMHDKDALERMGRLFWFTVEFGVIRQHGQIKLYGSGLISSHGESTHVIEGRPEIRDWNLEQVLNQTVNVSEMQPVLYAVESFDQIFEAAKEAEALLCR; translated from the coding sequence ATGCCCTCTACCTTGACCGTCGCCGAGCCCTACCTCATCCAGCAGGACTGGAACGCGTACACATCCGAGCAGCACGCCATCTGGCAGGAGCTGGTCGGCCGCCGCATGCCCCAGTTGCGCCAGTACGCCTGCCAGGAGTATCTCTCCGGCTTCGTCCAGATCGGCCTGCGCGAGGACTCCATCCCCAACCTTGCGGACGTCAACCGCCGCCTGGGCCCGCTCACCGGCTGGAACGCCACCCCGGTCAGCGGCTTTCTGCCGCCCGACGCCTTCTTTGAGATGCTGGCCGACCGCCAGTTCCCCACCACAACCTGGCTGCGTGACCGCGAGTCGATGGAGTACACCCCTGAGCCGGACATCTTTCACGACGTGCTCGGCCACGTGCCCATGCACGCGCACCCCGTCTTTGCCGACTTTCTGCAGCAGTATGGCAAGACCTGCGCCCGCATCATGCACGACAAGGACGCCCTCGAACGCATGGGCCGCCTCTTCTGGTTCACCGTGGAGTTCGGCGTCATCCGCCAGCATGGGCAAATCAAGCTCTACGGCAGCGGGCTGATCTCCTCGCACGGCGAGTCCACGCATGTGATTGAGGGCAGGCCCGAGATTCGCGACTGGAACCTCGAACAGGTGCTCAACCAGACGGTCAACGTCTCAGAGATGCAGCCGGTGCTGTACGCCGTCGAGTCGTTTGACCAGATCTTCGAGGCCGCCAAAGAAGCCGAAGCCCTGCTCTGCCGCTAA
- a CDS encoding winged helix-turn-helix transcriptional regulator, with the protein MPWPRSTKTARIPKPNLYAADCPTRIILDDIMSRWGSLVIVLLRERTYRFSELAYLIGGVSEKMLAQTLRRLEMDGFVKRTVLATKPPKVEYSLTPLGRELSTHVHALTSFIHKRGPRILQNRDSARKKTTPPKSTQEASRKSPAPRWQTIP; encoded by the coding sequence ATGCCCTGGCCTCGCTCCACCAAAACCGCCCGCATCCCCAAGCCCAACCTCTACGCCGCGGACTGCCCCACCCGCATCATCCTCGACGACATCATGTCCCGCTGGGGATCGCTCGTCATCGTGCTGCTGCGCGAGCGCACCTACCGCTTCAGCGAACTGGCCTACCTCATCGGCGGAGTCAGCGAGAAAATGCTCGCCCAAACCCTGCGCCGCCTGGAGATGGATGGCTTCGTCAAGCGCACCGTGCTCGCCACCAAACCGCCCAAAGTGGAGTACAGCCTCACGCCGCTCGGCCGCGAACTCAGCACCCACGTGCATGCGCTGACCAGCTTCATACACAAACGCGGCCCCCGCATCCTACAGAACCGTGACAGCGCCCGGAAGAAGACCACCCCGCCCAAAAGCACCCAGGAAGCCTCTCGCAAGAGCCCCGCACCGCGCTGGCAAACAATCCCCTAG
- a CDS encoding SDR family oxidoreductase gives MIVITGATGQLGQLVIAELLKRTEAGKIVAAVRTPAKAAHLAAQGVVVREADYSRPETLAAAFQGATRLLLISGNEIGQREPQHKAVIDAAKAAGVPFVAYTSLLHCDTSPMVLAREHLVTEQYLASSGLAYCLLRNGWYFENQTAAIPAALAQGAFVGASGEGRFAAASRADYAAAAAEVLTGSGYENRVLELGGDAPYTRAELAAEVSRQTGKEIAYRNLSEAEYRAILSNFLPAALAEAIADSEAHAAQGALDDDSHTLSRLLGRPTTTLAEAVASALRAPVASH, from the coding sequence ATGATCGTGATAACGGGAGCAACCGGGCAGCTAGGGCAGCTTGTGATTGCCGAACTGCTGAAGAGGACCGAGGCGGGAAAGATTGTGGCGGCGGTTCGCACGCCGGCCAAGGCCGCGCATCTGGCCGCGCAGGGCGTCGTGGTGCGGGAGGCCGATTATTCGCGTCCCGAGACGCTGGCGGCGGCTTTTCAGGGAGCCACCCGGCTGTTGCTGATTTCGGGCAACGAGATTGGCCAGCGTGAGCCGCAGCACAAGGCGGTCATTGATGCGGCCAAGGCGGCGGGCGTCCCGTTTGTGGCCTACACGAGCCTGCTGCACTGCGACACCTCTCCGATGGTGCTGGCCCGGGAGCATCTGGTGACGGAGCAGTATCTGGCGTCGAGCGGCCTTGCCTATTGCCTGCTGCGGAATGGCTGGTACTTCGAGAATCAGACGGCTGCGATTCCGGCGGCGCTTGCGCAGGGAGCGTTTGTGGGGGCGTCAGGCGAGGGACGGTTTGCGGCTGCGTCGCGCGCGGACTATGCCGCCGCGGCGGCGGAGGTGCTGACCGGCAGCGGGTATGAGAATCGCGTGCTCGAGTTGGGCGGCGACGCGCCCTACACACGGGCGGAGCTGGCCGCGGAGGTGAGCCGGCAGACGGGCAAGGAGATCGCGTACCGCAATCTTTCCGAGGCCGAATACCGGGCAATCCTGAGCAACTTTTTGCCGGCGGCGCTTGCCGAGGCCATCGCGGACTCGGAGGCGCATGCCGCGCAGGGTGCGCTGGACGATGACTCTCACACGCTGAGCCGCCTGCTCGGACGGCCCACGACCACGCTGGCGGAGGCTGTGGCCTCGGCGCTGCGGGCCCCTGTGGCGAGCCACTAG
- a CDS encoding DUF2188 domain-containing protein produces the protein MAKDELYIERREKGDYAIRKPGSERASATGKTQAEAIERARQLNPDAAIHVERVRDTSVGGRDKWRRL, from the coding sequence ATGGCCAAGGATGAGTTGTATATCGAAAGACGTGAGAAGGGAGATTATGCGATAAGAAAACCAGGTTCGGAAAGGGCGAGCGCAACCGGTAAAACCCAAGCTGAAGCAATTGAGCGGGCTCGCCAATTGAACCCGGATGCAGCAATTCACGTTGAGCGCGTTCGTGACACTAGTGTTGGTGGTAGGGACAAATGGCGGAGACTCTAA
- a CDS encoding FRG domain-containing protein, which yields MNKKSTPKSDPPHSLAGFIEAFEKYSSKSKYRYWLNCYRGVRDASWRNLAGIFRPELKELLEDEKNAIRKLISVQPHEFASDETMFEKLVRMQHFGLPTRLLDVSRNALVALYFATEPSPRGSKQCDGMVTAFAIPQELEKYYDSDSVSCIANLANMTSEEKAKIYQLTESLIGQPEDEQIKNFNENNVIKRLLQFVRAEKPYFQPIMKPVDLFVPYFVHPKMSNRRILAQSGAFILYGIDPSQSEKIILPDMIEETCFPVPQKAKKPIRDALENLGINESTLYPEIDKAAAWIKDHYTNL from the coding sequence ATGAATAAGAAAAGCACACCTAAATCCGACCCACCTCACTCTCTGGCTGGCTTTATAGAGGCGTTTGAGAAATATTCATCGAAGTCTAAATATAGATATTGGCTGAATTGCTATCGCGGCGTTCGGGACGCCTCTTGGCGGAACCTAGCGGGTATATTTCGACCTGAGCTCAAAGAGCTTCTTGAAGATGAGAAGAACGCAATTCGAAAACTAATCTCAGTTCAACCTCATGAGTTCGCATCTGACGAAACCATGTTCGAGAAGCTTGTCCGAATGCAGCATTTTGGACTTCCGACTCGATTGCTCGACGTATCGCGGAATGCATTGGTCGCACTGTATTTTGCAACTGAGCCGAGCCCTCGAGGTAGCAAACAGTGCGACGGCATGGTCACAGCTTTCGCAATTCCGCAAGAACTGGAGAAGTATTATGACAGCGATTCCGTGAGCTGTATTGCCAATTTGGCCAATATGACTTCTGAGGAGAAAGCTAAGATTTATCAATTGACAGAATCGCTAATTGGACAACCCGAAGACGAACAAATCAAGAATTTCAATGAAAATAACGTCATAAAACGACTTCTTCAATTTGTCAGGGCCGAAAAACCCTATTTCCAGCCAATCATGAAACCCGTAGATTTATTTGTGCCATATTTTGTTCATCCCAAGATGAGCAACAGGCGAATTTTGGCGCAATCAGGTGCCTTCATCCTTTATGGCATAGATCCGTCCCAGTCCGAAAAAATAATCCTTCCGGACATGATCGAAGAAACCTGCTTTCCTGTTCCTCAGAAAGCAAAGAAACCTATTCGAGACGCTCTTGAGAATCTTGGCATCAACGAAAGCACACTCTATCCTGAGATCGACAAGGCTGCCGCCTGGATCAAGGATCATTACACAAATCTATAG